DNA from Papio anubis isolate 15944 chromosome 1, Panubis1.0, whole genome shotgun sequence:
AGCTATCAATATCAACAACTGatatgggagaaagagagaggggagttacagagaaagcagaagatgcagaaaggaatattttctgatttctgagtGCTTACCATTGGATGAGGAACAGACATGCTACTATgaaaccaacagaaaaaaagacaaggctATAAAGATGAATTATTTAGATAGGCTCAGGCTAGATATCAGTGCTGGGGAAGATGGGCAGCAACATAAAAAATTGCTGGAAAAAGAGCTCCAATAATGTATGTTTAAATTAATAACTTTTCTGAAGAACAAGagtaaaaaaatagttttaaatgaaGGTACAAATTTTAAGGCTAAAAACAGAGGGACagaagcagaaatttaaaaatgaccaaacctacagaaaatatttccagataaTGAAATTTGTGTGTTGCTTTGCTTTTTGCACATCAGTTGAAGATGTttaccagaaaacaaaaaggtaTTTAAGGGTCCAACAGCaaatatttcagataattttaGCATGGACGTAAAGCTTAAGAGACATTTCTAACTGGTCTCTTCAGGATTCCAGAATCAAGTTGAGTAACTCATTACAGAAAGGAATGAAGCAACATTCAGTGGGGAATCAACATTCCAATTCTAGGAGTCTcttgtttcctcttctgtcttcACAGATGACACAGTTGATGGCCAGTGAGAATCAGACAATGGTGACTGAGTTCCTCTTCTCTATATTCCTGCATCCTCAAAGAGGTGGACTCTCATTCTTTATTCCCTTGCTTCTCATCTATGGATTCATCCTAACTGGAAATCTAATAATGTTCATTGTCATCCAGTTGGACATGGCCCTGCACACCCCTATGTATTTCTTTATCAGTGTCCTCTCCTTCCTGGAGATCTGCTATACCACAACCACCATCCCCAAGATGCTGTCCTGCCTAATCAGTGAGCAGAAGAGCATCTCCGTGGCTGGTTGCCTCCTGCAGATGTACTTTTTCCACTCACTTGGTATCGCAGAAGGCTGTATCCTGACAGCAATGGCCATTGACAGGTACCTAGCTATATGCAATCCTCTCCGTTACCCAGCCATCATGACTCCCAAGCTTTGTATCCAGCTGACAGTTGGATCCTGCTTCTGTGGCTTCCTCCTTGTGCTTCCTGAGATTGCATGGATTGCCACCTTGCCTTTCTGTGGCTCCAACCAGATCCACCAGATATTCTGTGATTTCATACCTGTGCTGAGCTTGGCCTGCACAGATACATCCCTAGTGGTCATTGTGGATGCCATCCATGCAGTGGAAATTGTAGCCTCCTTCCTGGTCATTGCTCTATCCTACATCCGGATTATTATGGTGATTCTGGGAATGCACTCAACTGAAGGTCGTCACAAGGCCTTATCCACCTGTGCTGCTCACCTTACTgtgttcttgttattttttgGCAGTGTGGCTGTCATGTATTTGAGATTCTCAGCCACCTACTCAGTGTTTTGGGACACAGCAATTGCTGTCACCTTTGTTATCCTTGCTCCCTTTTTCAACCCCATCATCTATAGCCTGAGAAACAAGGACATGAAAGAGGCTATTGGAAGGCTTTTCCACTATCAGAAGAGGGCTAGTTGGGCTGGGAAATAGATACAGATCCTGGAGACTCTAAAAAGCCTCTTGGAAGAGCAAAATTTCACTGTTTACTTATCTTTTCCATGTCGACCCTCTTTTCCTATTGCTGCAGCTActtgttctattattttttaaaagaatgataaacTGCTATCGGGGGAAaaccccacccccaatatttatcatgggttcttttctatttccctaagcatgtCGGCTGGTTTGAGAGACAAAGGGAAAGAGTacgagagagaaattttaaagctgggtgtccgggggagacatcacacgtcagcaggttccatgatgctccctgagccataaaaccagcaagtttttattagcaattttcaacaggggagggagtgcacaaatagggtgtgggtcacagagatcacatacttcacaaggtaataaaatatcacaaagcaaatggaggcagggcgagatcacaggatcaccggatggggcaaaattaaaatcgctaatgaagtttcgggcacgcattgtcattgataacatcttatcaggaaacaggatttgagagcagataatctgaccaaaatttattaggcaggaatttcctcgtcctaataagcctgggagcgctacaggagactggggcttatttcatcccttcagcttTGACTGTAAAAGGCAGCCACCTTAAGGGG
Protein-coding regions in this window:
- the LOC100998790 gene encoding olfactory receptor 6K6, whose amino-acid sequence is MVSGRMTQLMASENQTMVTEFLFSIFLHPQRGGLSFFIPLLLIYGFILTGNLIMFIVIQLDMALHTPMYFFISVLSFLEICYTTTTIPKMLSCLISEQKSISVAGCLLQMYFFHSLGIAEGCILTAMAIDRYLAICNPLRYPAIMTPKLCIQLTVGSCFCGFLLVLPEIAWIATLPFCGSNQIHQIFCDFIPVLSLACTDTSLVVIVDAIHAVEIVASFLVIALSYIRIIMVILGMHSTEGRHKALSTCAAHLTVFLLFFGSVAVMYLRFSATYSVFWDTAIAVTFVILAPFFNPIIYSLRNKDMKEAIGRLFHYQKRASWAGK